One region of Chryseobacterium sp. C-71 genomic DNA includes:
- the fbp gene encoding class 1 fructose-bisphosphatase: MSDQPLQTLGEFLIDKQEDFQYSTGEFSRLLSAIRLASKVVNREVNKAGIVDITGAAGNQNIQGEEQQKLDVIANDIFITALSQREVVCGIASEENDDFIDIKCGENGHLSKYVVLIDPLDGSSNIDVNVSVGTIFSIYRRVTEPGTPVQLEDFLQKGINQIAAGYVIYGSSTMIVYTTGNGVNGFTLDPSLGTYYLSHPNMTFPRTGKIYSINEGNYIKFPQGVKNYLKYCQMEEGDRPYTSRYIGSLVADFHRNMLKGGIYIYPSYGQSPNGKLRLLYECNPMAFLAEQAGGKATDGFRRIMEVEPTELHQRIPFFAGSIDMVEKAEEFMRIDSVK; encoded by the coding sequence ATGTCAGATCAACCGTTACAGACTTTAGGAGAATTTTTAATTGATAAACAGGAAGATTTTCAGTATTCCACTGGTGAATTTTCACGTCTTCTAAGTGCTATAAGGCTGGCATCCAAGGTCGTAAACAGAGAAGTTAATAAGGCAGGGATTGTAGATATTACAGGCGCTGCAGGAAATCAGAATATTCAGGGTGAAGAGCAGCAAAAGCTTGATGTGATTGCAAATGATATCTTTATCACGGCACTTTCTCAAAGAGAAGTTGTCTGCGGAATTGCTTCTGAAGAGAATGACGATTTTATCGACATCAAATGTGGAGAAAATGGTCATTTAAGTAAATATGTAGTATTGATCGATCCTTTGGATGGTTCTTCAAATATAGACGTTAATGTTTCTGTAGGAACTATTTTTTCAATTTACAGAAGAGTTACCGAGCCTGGTACACCTGTGCAGTTGGAAGATTTCTTACAAAAAGGGATTAATCAGATTGCTGCAGGATATGTAATTTACGGTTCGTCTACGATGATTGTTTACACAACAGGAAACGGCGTGAACGGATTTACATTAGATCCTTCTTTGGGAACATATTATCTTTCTCATCCTAATATGACTTTCCCAAGAACTGGTAAAATTTACTCCATCAATGAAGGAAATTATATTAAATTCCCCCAGGGAGTTAAAAATTACCTGAAATATTGTCAGATGGAAGAAGGTGACCGTCCTTACACTTCAAGATATATCGGTTCGTTGGTAGCAGATTTTCATAGAAATATGCTGAAAGGTGGAATTTACATTTACCCATCTTACGGTCAGTCGCCTAACGGAAAGCTGAGATTGTTATATGAGTGTAATCCGATGGCATTCTTGGCTGAACAAGCTGGTGGAAAGGCAACAGACGGTTTCAGAAGAATTATGGAGGTTGAACCTACCGAACTTCACCAGAGAATACCATTCTTTGCGGGTAGTATCGATATGGTAGAGAAAGCCGAAGAGTTTATGCGAATCGACAGCGTAAAATAA
- a CDS encoding o-succinylbenzoate synthase yields the protein MKAEYFRYLLKFKRPSGTSRGVLYEKETFILEISDDGKKGVGECAIFRGLSFDDRPDYEEKLKWLCENIDQDFEFLKEELKEFPSIWFGYEQALLNLKHGGKLYFPSEFTEGKSSMMINGLIWMGDFGYMEEQIQEKLAQSFDCIKLKIGVDWKSEHEILQKLRQKFSKEKLELRVDANGGFSKDEAKIVLQQLADLYIHSIEQPIRAGNWNDMAELCAQTPTPIALDEELIGVINFTEKRKLLEAIQPQYIILKPSLVGGISGSDEWISLAEQNNIGWWITSALESNLGLNAIAQYTFTKNNPMPQGLGTGGLFTNNFESHLELKGDRLFFLSKVVF from the coding sequence ATGAAAGCAGAATATTTTAGATATTTATTAAAATTCAAACGCCCGAGTGGAACATCTCGCGGCGTTTTGTATGAAAAGGAAACTTTTATTCTTGAAATTTCTGATGACGGAAAAAAAGGAGTAGGAGAGTGTGCTATTTTCAGAGGACTGAGTTTTGATGACCGACCGGATTATGAAGAAAAATTAAAATGGTTGTGTGAAAATATTGATCAGGACTTTGAATTTTTAAAAGAAGAATTAAAAGAATTTCCTTCCATTTGGTTTGGGTACGAACAAGCTTTGTTGAATTTAAAACATGGCGGAAAACTCTATTTTCCAAGTGAATTTACAGAAGGTAAAAGCTCAATGATGATCAACGGGTTGATCTGGATGGGCGATTTTGGTTACATGGAAGAGCAGATTCAGGAAAAATTAGCACAGAGTTTTGATTGTATTAAATTAAAAATCGGAGTCGACTGGAAATCTGAACATGAAATTCTTCAAAAATTAAGACAAAAATTCTCAAAAGAAAAATTGGAACTGCGTGTTGATGCCAACGGCGGATTTTCTAAAGATGAAGCTAAAATCGTATTGCAACAATTGGCAGATTTGTATATTCATTCAATAGAGCAGCCTATAAGAGCAGGAAATTGGAATGACATGGCAGAATTGTGCGCGCAAACTCCAACACCAATTGCTTTAGACGAAGAGTTGATAGGAGTGATTAATTTTACTGAAAAGAGAAAACTTTTAGAAGCTATACAACCTCAATATATTATCTTGAAACCATCTTTGGTTGGCGGAATTTCTGGTTCTGACGAATGGATATCTTTAGCCGAACAAAATAATATTGGCTGGTGGATTACTTCTGCGCTGGAAAGTAATTTAGGTCTAAATGCAATTGCACAATATACATTTACAAAAAACAATCCTATGCCTCAAGGTTTAGGAACAGGAGGTCTTTTCACAAACAATTTTGAAAGTCATTTGGAATTAAAAGGAGATCGATTATTTTTTTTAAGTAAAGTAGTTTTTTAA
- a CDS encoding alpha/beta hydrolase has translation MAVYILSNRKIVRHKREKTDSFSNDEYSIPNFRIARCNFENFTEPTSQTKKKKDYSNRKILDYQLFSEPEKQGYEEVLEVLLNEKGLKNSKLTANNLGGTQRMFYELYKNMSSTKVRSDVLIFIHGYAYTFDDELKAIIDLKKLFIDNHESPIEHILFVSWPASSSLVPMTYFDDKAASINSGTSLVRMFYFYTQFLKDIFSNKDLKPCNQHIHLMTHSMGNRVLQSMLYSLKKENVLRVIDQVLLLNADVSYKVFDDEENSFNKLPLLANRVSIYLNRKDAILGISQFTKNILTPRLGKNGPSNIEHFKDIVSIVDCTFIENDLKNSFKFEFGNHWGYLSSSQAQDDIFQTLNGVDRNLITNRIKNNEYTFTLISE, from the coding sequence ATGGCTGTCTATATTCTCAGCAACCGCAAAATTGTTCGGCACAAACGCGAAAAGACTGATTCTTTCTCCAACGACGAATATTCAATCCCAAATTTCAGGATTGCGAGATGTAATTTTGAAAATTTCACAGAGCCAACTTCTCAGACAAAAAAGAAAAAAGATTATTCCAATAGAAAAATTTTAGACTATCAATTGTTTTCCGAACCTGAAAAACAAGGATATGAAGAAGTTTTGGAGGTTTTATTAAACGAAAAAGGTTTAAAAAACTCAAAATTAACGGCAAATAATCTCGGCGGAACTCAGAGAATGTTTTATGAATTATACAAAAACATGTCTTCCACAAAGGTGAGGAGCGATGTTTTGATATTTATTCATGGGTACGCATATACATTTGATGATGAACTGAAAGCCATAATTGATCTCAAAAAACTCTTTATCGATAATCACGAATCTCCGATTGAACATATTTTGTTTGTGAGTTGGCCGGCTTCAAGCAGTTTGGTTCCAATGACCTACTTTGATGACAAAGCTGCAAGCATCAATTCCGGAACCTCATTGGTGAGAATGTTTTATTTCTACACTCAATTTTTAAAAGATATTTTCTCCAATAAGGATCTGAAACCATGCAATCAACACATTCACCTGATGACGCATTCTATGGGGAACAGAGTGCTTCAAAGTATGTTGTACAGTTTAAAAAAAGAAAATGTGCTAAGAGTGATTGACCAAGTTTTATTGTTAAATGCTGATGTTTCTTATAAAGTATTTGATGATGAGGAAAATTCTTTTAACAAGCTTCCCTTATTGGCAAACCGGGTTTCTATTTACTTAAACAGAAAAGATGCCATTCTGGGAATTTCTCAGTTTACAAAAAACATTCTTACCCCAAGATTAGGAAAAAACGGACCTTCAAATATTGAACATTTTAAAGATATTGTATCGATTGTCGACTGTACTTTTATTGAAAACGATTTGAAAAACTCTTTCAAATTTGAGTTTGGAAACCATTGGGGATACCTTTCAAGTTCACAAGCTCAGGATGATATTTTTCAAACATTGAATGGAGTTGACAGAAATTTAATTACTAACAGAATAAAAAATAATGAATATACTTTTACCCTTATTTCAGAATAA
- a CDS encoding glutamine--tRNA ligase/YqeY domain fusion protein, with the protein MEEEKKSLNFIEQIIEDDLANGMRNDQIRFRFPPEPNGYLHVGHTKAICINFGLGEKYNAPVNLRFDDTNPEKEEQEFVDSIMKDVEWLGFKWDKVLYASDYFQQLYDWAVQLIKEGKAYVDEQPSQTITEQRKNPAEPGVESPFRNRPVEESLELFEKMKNGEFESGSMSLRAKIDMVSPNMNMRDPVMYRILNKPHHRTGTDWKIYPMYDWAHGESDYIEQVSHSLCSLEFENHRPLYNWYLDQVYEEGKVKNKQREFARMNVSYMITSKRKLQRLVAENVVNGWDDPRMPTISGMRRKGYTPTSIRNFIEKVGVAKRENLISIQLLDFCVREDLNKVAKRVMAVVDPVKLVIENYPEGQEEWLETENNPEQENAGTREVPFSRELYIEREDFQEEANKKFFRLKLGGEVRLKSAYIIKAERVDKDENGEITTIYATYDEKSKSGSGTEESLRKVKGTLHWVSASHAIPVDVRIYDNLFTVEQPDAEKDVDFLNFINPDSVSTIQGFAEPSLKDVAVGEPLQFQRIGYFTKDQDSTDTNFVFNRTVTLKDSYKPE; encoded by the coding sequence ATGGAAGAAGAAAAAAAATCACTCAATTTTATTGAGCAAATTATAGAAGATGATTTGGCAAACGGTATGAGAAATGATCAGATCCGTTTCCGTTTTCCGCCGGAACCCAATGGTTATCTGCATGTAGGTCACACAAAAGCGATCTGCATCAACTTTGGTTTGGGCGAAAAATATAATGCTCCTGTAAACCTTCGTTTCGACGATACAAACCCTGAAAAAGAAGAGCAGGAATTTGTAGATTCTATCATGAAAGATGTTGAATGGTTAGGTTTCAAATGGGATAAAGTGTTGTATGCATCAGATTACTTCCAGCAGCTTTACGATTGGGCAGTTCAATTGATTAAAGAAGGTAAAGCTTATGTAGACGAGCAACCATCGCAAACGATTACCGAGCAGAGAAAAAATCCTGCAGAACCAGGTGTAGAATCACCTTTCAGAAATCGTCCTGTGGAAGAATCTTTAGAGTTATTCGAAAAGATGAAAAACGGTGAATTTGAAAGTGGTTCAATGTCACTGCGTGCAAAAATCGATATGGTTTCGCCAAATATGAATATGCGTGACCCTGTTATGTATAGGATTTTAAACAAGCCACACCATAGAACCGGTACAGATTGGAAAATTTATCCGATGTATGACTGGGCTCATGGTGAATCTGATTATATCGAACAAGTTTCGCATTCATTGTGCTCTTTAGAGTTTGAAAACCACAGACCGCTTTACAACTGGTATTTAGACCAGGTGTACGAAGAAGGTAAGGTTAAAAATAAGCAAAGAGAATTTGCGAGGATGAATGTTTCTTATATGATTACTTCCAAACGAAAACTACAAAGGCTAGTCGCTGAAAATGTAGTGAATGGTTGGGATGATCCTAGAATGCCTACGATTTCCGGAATGAGAAGAAAAGGGTATACACCAACTTCTATCAGGAACTTTATTGAGAAGGTAGGTGTTGCCAAGAGAGAAAATTTAATTTCCATTCAATTATTGGATTTCTGCGTGCGTGAAGACCTGAATAAAGTTGCAAAACGTGTCATGGCAGTCGTTGATCCGGTAAAATTGGTCATTGAGAATTATCCTGAAGGACAAGAAGAATGGTTAGAGACTGAGAACAATCCTGAGCAGGAAAATGCAGGAACAAGAGAAGTTCCATTCTCAAGAGAATTATATATTGAGCGTGAAGATTTTCAGGAAGAAGCTAATAAAAAATTCTTCAGATTAAAATTGGGTGGCGAAGTCCGTTTAAAATCGGCGTATATCATCAAAGCTGAAAGAGTGGATAAGGATGAAAACGGAGAAATCACAACAATCTACGCTACTTACGACGAAAAATCGAAGTCAGGAAGCGGAACTGAAGAGAGTTTAAGAAAAGTAAAAGGAACACTTCATTGGGTTTCTGCATCACATGCTATTCCTGTAGATGTCAGAATTTACGATAACTTATTCACTGTAGAACAGCCTGATGCTGAGAAAGATGTAGATTTCTTAAATTTCATCAATCCGGATTCTGTTTCTACCATTCAGGGATTTGCTGAGCCAAGTTTGAAAGATGTTGCTGTGGGCGAACCGCTACAGTTCCAGAGAATTGGATATTTTACGAAAGATCAGGATTCTACGGATACAAATTTTGTATTCAACAGAACAGTAACTTTAAAAGACTCCTATAAGCCGGAGTAA
- a CDS encoding MFS transporter produces the protein MLALVMLINRSGSMVLPFLGVYMTAHLKFSIENTGIVLSFFGIGSVIGSWLGGFITDRIGEYKVQYLSLLLSVPLFCLIPLFKTEAGVALIILLQSIVSDSFRPANSVAITKYAKPENITRAFSLNRMAVNLGFSIGPALGGILSAISYDFLFYSNALAALLAGLIYIWFFYKRNRLAKIKAKKVQEVIEIKKENSPYSDGKFLIYCFFCMLFSICFFQLFSTLTIFYKDTAHLSQQSIGYILGYSGFLVVLLEMGLVQIAEKYFTLARTMFLGTFICGLSYAMLGFDHSIITLVISMSLLSAGEIWALPFMSTITALRSGKNNKGAYMGLNGISFSIAFIVTPYLGTLIAEKFGFNILWIGTGILATMIAIGFYFIVPWMLKDKETQV, from the coding sequence ATGCTGGCATTGGTAATGCTGATCAACCGTTCCGGCTCTATGGTACTTCCGTTTTTGGGAGTATACATGACTGCGCATCTGAAATTCAGTATAGAAAATACCGGAATTGTTTTAAGCTTTTTCGGAATCGGTTCGGTAATCGGTTCTTGGTTAGGCGGATTTATTACCGATAGAATCGGAGAGTACAAAGTTCAATATCTTAGTTTATTATTGAGTGTACCTTTGTTTTGCTTAATTCCGCTTTTTAAAACGGAGGCAGGTGTTGCTTTAATTATTTTACTGCAAAGTATTGTAAGTGATTCATTTCGCCCGGCGAACTCTGTAGCAATTACAAAATATGCAAAGCCTGAAAATATTACGAGAGCATTTTCGCTAAACCGAATGGCGGTCAATTTAGGATTTTCGATTGGTCCTGCTTTAGGTGGAATTTTGTCAGCAATTTCTTATGATTTTTTGTTTTACAGTAATGCTTTAGCAGCTTTATTGGCGGGTTTAATCTATATTTGGTTTTTCTACAAAAGAAATAGACTGGCAAAAATAAAAGCAAAAAAGGTACAAGAAGTTATAGAAATTAAGAAAGAAAACTCGCCATATAGTGACGGTAAATTCTTGATTTACTGTTTCTTTTGTATGTTATTTTCAATCTGTTTCTTTCAGTTATTCAGTACATTGACCATATTTTACAAAGATACTGCGCATTTAAGTCAGCAAAGTATTGGATATATTTTAGGATACAGCGGATTTTTGGTGGTTTTACTTGAAATGGGATTGGTTCAGATTGCCGAAAAGTATTTTACTTTGGCTCGTACCATGTTTTTAGGAACATTTATTTGCGGACTTTCGTACGCAATGCTTGGCTTCGATCATAGCATTATCACTTTGGTGATTTCAATGAGCCTCTTGTCTGCGGGTGAAATTTGGGCGTTGCCTTTCATGTCAACCATTACAGCTTTACGTTCAGGCAAAAATAATAAAGGCGCGTACATGGGATTGAATGGAATTTCCTTTTCGATTGCATTTATCGTTACGCCTTATTTAGGAACTTTAATTGCCGAAAAATTCGGGTTTAATATTCTCTGGATAGGCACCGGAATCTTGGCGACCATGATAGCCATTGGTTTTTATTTTATCGTGCCTTGGATGTTAAAAGATAAAGAAACTCAAGTTTAG
- a CDS encoding TQO small subunit DoxD, protein MKNNTTNQSFDVAGLYALPIRLVIGWTYFSAFWRRLILENKLIPDEAGYIGEKFNHFLPNALGIKPIIEYLITHPDALQTSMISFTIIEGIVGLFIILGLFTRLMALGVFGLAMGILLGSGWIGTTCLDEWQIGVLGIACGFTLFLTGSGSYSLDQYFNNKQYGFTQKKWFKWLGSGQFSMLNYKYFVLLGSLVIFGLTLFTNQYFHGGVFGTLHNKSVKPKIEISNIKMNHSQIKFEIYRTEGADVYGSFLIGIDFLNEKGKVIQSLNGKELSKFSKENIHNHYVAKVKPGKHSLIIPLGAKADLSLDIKEALIQNEKISIIKLTDISGAEWISKIE, encoded by the coding sequence ATGAAAAACAATACAACAAATCAGTCCTTTGATGTGGCTGGTTTATATGCTTTACCAATCCGTCTTGTCATTGGGTGGACCTACTTTTCAGCTTTTTGGCGCAGACTTATCCTCGAAAACAAACTGATACCTGATGAAGCGGGATATATCGGTGAAAAATTCAATCACTTTTTGCCCAATGCTTTGGGAATAAAACCCATTATCGAGTATTTGATAACTCATCCCGATGCGCTGCAAACCTCTATGATTAGTTTTACCATTATCGAAGGGATTGTAGGACTATTCATAATTCTTGGGTTATTCACAAGATTAATGGCTTTAGGAGTTTTCGGTTTAGCAATGGGCATATTATTGGGTTCAGGTTGGATCGGTACGACTTGCTTAGACGAATGGCAAATAGGGGTTTTGGGAATAGCGTGTGGATTTACTCTTTTTCTCACAGGAAGCGGATCTTATTCTTTAGACCAATATTTTAACAATAAACAATACGGTTTTACACAGAAAAAATGGTTTAAATGGTTAGGTTCCGGTCAATTTTCCATGTTAAATTATAAGTATTTTGTCTTATTGGGATCACTTGTTATTTTTGGACTTACCTTATTTACCAATCAATATTTTCATGGTGGTGTCTTTGGAACTTTGCACAATAAATCGGTAAAACCAAAGATTGAAATATCTAATATTAAGATGAATCATTCACAGATTAAATTTGAAATTTACAGAACGGAAGGTGCAGATGTCTATGGCTCTTTTCTTATAGGAATTGATTTTCTCAACGAAAAAGGGAAAGTTATCCAATCATTGAATGGAAAAGAACTTTCAAAATTCTCAAAAGAAAATATTCATAATCATTATGTGGCAAAAGTAAAACCCGGAAAGCACAGTTTGATTATTCCCTTAGGTGCAAAAGCAGATTTAAGTTTAGATATAAAAGAAGCTTTAATTCAAAATGAAAAGATTTCTATTATCAAATTAACTGATATCAGTGGCGCAGAGTGGATATCAAAAATCGAATAA
- a CDS encoding MazG-like protein, whose amino-acid sequence MEYNNLDKIIERSLAIREKYHKLEIQQNGTEWTLEQDALAYLTDAGLVGRNVMSHEKTWSKKNSAEELEHKLGENIWWLIVLADRTGIDMKEALDKFLTKTENLFS is encoded by the coding sequence ATGGAATACAATAATTTAGACAAAATTATTGAACGCTCACTAGCAATCAGAGAAAAATACCACAAGTTAGAAATTCAGCAAAACGGAACTGAGTGGACACTTGAGCAAGATGCTTTGGCATATCTTACAGATGCAGGGTTGGTTGGCAGAAATGTGATGTCTCATGAAAAAACGTGGTCAAAAAAGAATTCTGCTGAAGAATTGGAACATAAATTAGGCGAAAATATCTGGTGGCTCATTGTTTTGGCAGATCGCACCGGAATTGATATGAAAGAAGCTTTAGATAAATTTTTAACAAAAACAGAAAACCTATTCTCATGA
- a CDS encoding DNA-3-methyladenine glycosylase I translates to MSYCSVIERMQPESRKELHKKYHDNHYGFPIHDDNELFGRLVMEINQAGLSWETILKKEESFRKAYDNFNIEKIAAYTEEDRKRLLSDPGIIRNKLKVNAAIENAKTIIELQKEFGSFEKWLEHNHPKDLQEWMKLFKKTFKFTGGEIVNEFLMSIGFLKGAHAEDCAVNEEILRHNPMWRRG, encoded by the coding sequence ATGAGTTATTGTTCAGTAATCGAAAGAATGCAGCCAGAAAGCAGAAAAGAATTGCACAAAAAATATCACGACAACCATTATGGCTTCCCGATTCATGATGACAACGAATTGTTCGGAAGACTCGTCATGGAAATCAATCAGGCAGGTCTGAGCTGGGAAACAATCTTGAAAAAGGAAGAAAGTTTCAGAAAAGCATATGACAATTTTAATATTGAAAAAATTGCCGCTTACACCGAAGAAGACCGCAAAAGATTATTAAGCGATCCTGGAATTATCAGAAATAAACTGAAAGTCAACGCTGCCATAGAAAATGCCAAAACCATTATTGAACTTCAAAAAGAATTCGGATCTTTTGAAAAATGGCTGGAACATAATCATCCGAAAGATTTACAAGAATGGATGAAATTATTCAAAAAAACATTCAAATTCACAGGCGGAGAAATTGTGAATGAGTTTCTGATGAGCATTGGTTTTTTGAAAGGGGCTCATGCTGAAGATTGTGCTGTGAATGAGGAGATTCTGAGGCATAATCCGATGTGGAGGAGAGGGTAG
- a CDS encoding glyoxalase, translating to MTTKIDIRESLNLLNSETTTETEIFQNQTLRPILKLQNDLYLSLFTNYALRQKADFSTLSAFKKQMFIEQSLQKDAVLKNTFIGMTIGMFTMEELELYQSDSKVFNKRIITMLIERLKSQMK from the coding sequence ATGACCACAAAAATAGACATCAGAGAATCTCTAAACCTACTCAACTCAGAAACAACCACTGAAACAGAAATATTTCAAAACCAAACCCTGCGTCCCATTTTAAAATTGCAGAATGATCTTTATCTGTCACTGTTTACAAACTACGCATTACGACAAAAAGCAGATTTCTCTACGTTATCGGCTTTTAAAAAGCAAATGTTTATCGAACAAAGCCTGCAAAAAGATGCTGTGCTGAAAAACACTTTTATTGGGATGACCATAGGGATGTTTACTATGGAGGAACTGGAGCTGTATCAATCTGACAGCAAAGTTTTCAATAAAAGAATCATAACGATGCTGATCGAGAGATTGAAAAGTCAGATGAAATAA
- a CDS encoding DUF2199 domain-containing protein has protein sequence MKYICECCSEEKEEWPAIAYKSPYPYINLSDEELENSEITSDICIIRYSDETCYFIRVVLVQEVHESCQDLEYGVWVSLSEKSFNEYVENYDNKDFEGGCFGWLAIYLPDYEFDNPIPTDVFINNKIGRPSIYPHESHEHPFVHDFYKGISKEEAERRINVVLRK, from the coding sequence ATGAAATATATCTGCGAGTGCTGCAGCGAAGAAAAAGAAGAATGGCCAGCAATAGCTTACAAATCACCCTATCCCTATATAAACCTTTCTGATGAAGAATTGGAAAATTCTGAAATTACATCAGACATTTGTATTATCAGGTATTCGGACGAAACCTGCTATTTTATAAGAGTAGTTCTCGTACAAGAAGTGCATGAAAGTTGTCAGGATTTGGAATATGGAGTTTGGGTTTCTTTGAGTGAGAAAAGTTTTAATGAATATGTTGAAAATTACGATAATAAAGATTTTGAAGGAGGATGTTTTGGTTGGCTCGCAATATATCTGCCTGATTATGAATTTGATAATCCAATTCCAACTGATGTTTTTATCAATAATAAAATAGGCAGACCTTCTATTTATCCGCATGAAAGCCATGAGCATCCTTTTGTTCATGATTTTTATAAAGGAATTTCAAAGGAAGAGGCTGAAAGAAGAATTAATGTAGTTTTGAGGAAATAA
- a CDS encoding patatin-like phospholipase family protein, producing MKPEILQKILEDDVLSQESKEKLSALHQNISSKEFSDILDAEGNQYIEFVQEGGGVWGSALVGYLYALEIFGIRFLKVAGTSAGAINTMLIAACKTKEEAKGEVIKDILFNWDFSDFMDGKPYVRTTIHAMLNNKNFLKINLIIIAVVMLILVALPFIISSETILNAKLLFLVPLIPIIIGFFCFKKFYSDFRKSNSGLNPGNVFLKQMTDVMNGFGIKTVAELNQKFIQKEAQMNLNYRYGNGMEFYTNALNGIEEIKMNNLEHIDETRYRIFFESAENNDYYKNNPFYQLQTEYIVITTDINAKIKVELPTMANLYWSEEELKHISPAEFVRASMSVPFFFEPMQKLINKDDDSVKYAWKFWMNTEKEDIYPVGIFIDGGTLSNFPIDLFHMNDIFYPRLPLFGVQLTSDSEILGEKGKTSEQILKTPLSYAGNIIGTLKGFNDKTFLTKYSFYNLYSIKTVNCGTSSWLNFFMKREEKEQLFNAGFSAALDFLNQFDWAKYKCERMMVAMKEKKILKEEDTKTVG from the coding sequence ATGAAACCCGAAATCCTTCAAAAAATCCTTGAGGACGACGTACTTTCTCAGGAATCAAAAGAGAAGCTTAGCGCTTTACACCAAAACATTTCCAGCAAAGAATTTTCTGACATTCTCGATGCTGAAGGCAATCAGTATATTGAGTTTGTGCAGGAAGGCGGTGGCGTTTGGGGAAGTGCATTGGTCGGTTATCTCTATGCATTGGAAATCTTCGGAATCCGTTTTCTGAAAGTGGCAGGAACGAGTGCCGGAGCCATCAACACGATGCTTATCGCAGCTTGTAAAACAAAAGAAGAAGCGAAGGGTGAAGTCATTAAAGACATTCTATTCAATTGGGATTTTTCTGATTTTATGGATGGGAAACCGTATGTGAGAACTACCATTCATGCCATGCTCAACAATAAAAATTTCCTTAAAATCAATTTGATTATCATTGCTGTAGTCATGTTGATTCTTGTTGCGCTGCCGTTTATTATTTCGTCTGAAACAATTCTTAATGCTAAACTTTTATTTTTAGTCCCATTGATTCCTATTATCATTGGGTTTTTCTGTTTTAAAAAGTTTTATAGTGATTTCAGGAAAAGCAACAGCGGACTGAATCCCGGAAATGTTTTCCTCAAACAAATGACCGATGTAATGAACGGATTCGGAATTAAAACCGTTGCCGAACTCAACCAAAAATTCATTCAGAAAGAAGCTCAAATGAATCTCAATTACCGCTACGGAAACGGAATGGAATTTTACACCAATGCGCTCAACGGAATTGAGGAAATCAAGATGAATAATCTCGAACACATCGACGAAACCCGTTACCGAATATTCTTCGAGAGTGCCGAGAACAATGATTATTACAAGAACAATCCGTTTTATCAGCTTCAGACCGAATATATCGTCATTACCACAGATATCAACGCAAAAATAAAAGTCGAATTACCTACAATGGCGAATCTTTATTGGTCTGAGGAAGAACTGAAACACATCAGTCCAGCTGAGTTTGTACGGGCTTCGATGTCTGTTCCTTTCTTTTTTGAGCCGATGCAAAAGCTCATCAACAAAGACGATGATTCTGTAAAATATGCCTGGAAATTCTGGATGAACACCGAAAAAGAAGATATTTATCCTGTCGGAATTTTTATCGATGGCGGTACACTTTCTAATTTCCCGATCGATCTTTTTCACATGAATGATATTTTTTATCCGAGACTTCCTCTGTTTGGTGTACAACTGACCAGCGATTCTGAAATTTTAGGCGAAAAAGGAAAAACAAGTGAACAAATCCTGAAAACTCCCCTTTCCTACGCCGGAAATATCATCGGAACTTTAAAAGGGTTCAATGACAAAACATTTCTGACCAAATACTCTTTTTACAATCTTTACAGCATCAAAACTGTCAACTGTGGAACGAGTAGCTGGCTCAATTTCTTTATGAAAAGAGAAGAAAAAGAACAACTCTTTAACGCTGGATTTTCTGCGGCATTAGATTTTCTCAATCAATTTGATTGGGCAAAATATAAGTGCGAAAGAATGATGGTTGCCATGAAAGAGAAAAAGATTTTGAAGGAAGAGGATACGAAGACGGTGGGGTGA